The Amphiura filiformis chromosome 1, Afil_fr2py, whole genome shotgun sequence nucleotide sequence caatgtcgtcacttgcatacctgcatcgcctttagccagtgtctaaaagttgtacaaagaattggggtcaaaggtcattaagggggcaaaatcttacaattgcattatctcgacatccataaggggtatggggctcaaactcgttaacaacaaatctcatgaccaggggaatattttacaggggtcaggtcaaaggtcatgcagaggtcatattttagaaatgcattttctgtacatctgtaaggggtacgggactcacactctgtgacaacaaacttgatgaccaggggaatatattggaacactttgcaggggtcaggttaaaggttatctggggtcaaatcttataatttctttttctggacatctgtaaggggtatggggctcaaactcagtgataacagatctcatgaccaggggaacattttgcaggggtcaggtcaaaggtcatgcagaggtcaaattttagaaatgcatttttggacatctgtattggtacgaggctcaattttgatgacaacaaacctcgtgacctgggaaacattaaggtcaaaggtcagatcaaaaggtcattaaagggttacatgcctggcgattgtctgcgctctgtgagcgcaaattatctctagttgtgATTTGTGTTTTACTTATACTTCCGGGGCTAATACTTCCTTCCTTACTCataccttttggtctgaaatggacatatctcgaaatgccaagaaggtatgacgcGACGCCCGCCCCACCCCCGAGTCGCTTGAAAGAGAAAAACGCaaagaatataataacaatatttcctCACCCGGGgaaatatcttgaaatgccaagaactTGAGGTATAACCCCCCAATAGGTAGTCAAAATATCAACCCTTTTACGGGGTCAATTTTATTTAACCCTATTCGTGGTTAAAACAACCATGGTTGAggtcatatttaaatgaccccaaatataatcatttttggaCCCACGTTCCGGGTCATTTTCTAACCGGGACCCCTGAATATAGTcatttcaacccccccccccccccgaaagcTGGCTACTCCCTGGCTTTTAATAGCAGTAAAAAATAGGACTAGGGAGGTTGAGAAACATGAAAAATGACAAACAATTGGCGCCAATAAATCTTCCAAGTTCAATCCAATTGAGAAACAATCAATACAATGGAACAACTGGATTGAGTGCTTGCAAAGATAATTGTTATTTCTACCCATAAAATACGGGACTGGAAAATGTTATAACAAGGCAATACGCCACCTCCTAAAACTCCCACTTGAGTTGAACGATTTTGTTATGAATAAAATAAGATGATTTATACCAAGATGGCGCTCCCTCATCAAAAACTACAAACTGTTTTATTGGTAGGCTATCAATCTTGATAAGTAGCTTGTCTGGTATTGTCGCCAGTTTGTCCCCATAGTAGGATTGGGGTCACTACTCCCATGGCCAATGAATCCATACTAACGACCCGACAATACCGCCTCTTTCATGTTTCAaagcacgtctttgaacttcaTCTTTGATGACTGAATTGATTTGGCGAATGTTTTGATTTGTCTGTACGGTATgggtttttcaaaaattattttgtcatttgGCTATTAAATGTCAGATGTGATTACTTGTGTATTTTGATTTGAATGAGAAATACAAACTCCCCTGTTTGTGTTTGTTTAGTTCTTCGCTCGTTGTTTttagtgaaataaataaataaataaataaataaataaataaataggcctaaataaataaataaatgaatgaataaataaataataaggataacaatataaataaaatatagatgTCGCAATCCTAAATCAAACGTGTTCGTCAAACGAAACGTATTCTCAAGAATAAAAACTTCCTGTCTGGAGTTTTTGAAATCGGAAGTGAATTAACTACAAAATTTGTGTCAGTTTTCGCCTCGCTAAAAGCATAGGTATTTCCTCTTTAAATACCTATGCTAAaagtaaattgaaaaatgtgatgGCGTCCTAACTATCTAGCGGTTGGAAATCGAAGCTCGGTGTGGAAACCGAATTTTATATGGGACAAAAGAGTATTGAGGGCGCAGGTCCTGAATGAGAGCGTTCACAGAGCTGACAGAAGACAAGTGAATAGTGCAATgttcagtgttcgaatttaggaaaaataaatggttgtcccacggacaaccagattacaatttctggttgtccgtctaagtttttggttgtccgtaggcctacaaatgtgacttttggctagatttatggttgtccggtggacaaccgaatcagtatttttggttgtccggcgacttttttagttgtcccgggcaaccggacaaccaaaatttcgaacgctggcaATGTTATATTTCCGTTGCCGGCAATACCAATGGTAACGAACTGGGCAATCCATCCATCCCATACTATAACCAGCTTACTTACGACCCGACGATACCGCCTCTTTCATGTTTTATAAGCACGTCTTTAAACTTCGTCAAAAATTGGCTAGTGTCAGCACTCAGCTGCGATTACTTGTATGTATCTATTGGGCTTGGGTGGAAtctttagggaccgatcgttatttacggcaggggggaatgggtgttttggcaaaaatatcgacaacaaatttcgcgttcccccctcgcgtccgctcaaaattttcgcgttccccccttgttttcccaattttctccatttaaaatttaacaatcccccctccaaattaaaaaaaaaatttcaggttcccccccccaacccccaaaaaaatttcgtgtttcCCCCttaatttcccccccccccccctctgccataaataacgatcgctcccttagtatgaggggagcatgaaaaaaattacatcgaggtcatccgaggtcaaaggtcatctggggtagaaatttcaaacttcgcccaatttggctaaaagtattctccatatcacgggagcatgaacaaaatcaaaccgaggtcactcgggttcaaaggtcgtatggggtcaaatgttagagtatgcgcaattgggcttaaacatggtaaaaagaatcattgatatgtcaggaacatgtcataaactcaaaaagggtcatcaggggtcaatcagtatctctatcatgcagctGGTGCCCTAAGAGTAGtacagggccattacagctgcaggtgcactggTGTGTATAATGATTAAATAACAGAAATATAGgatcttgaaacaaattcatcaggattgtgaaGTAAACTAAAGTTTTTGGttatgtagtcaaatccaatgaaattctactcacttagacagtttcgtcttcctggtcggaagacttcttcagtaatgcgaagaagtcttccgaccaggaagacgaaactgtctaagtgagtagaatttcattggatttgactacataaCCAAAAACTTTAGTTTACttcacaatcctgatgaatttgtttcaagatgTAAGAAGAAATTATGGAAACGATGCAGTGAaaaatacatactgcagttactgtccgtttcctatacacaatacacagtgctctttcccattgacgcgtgacctttacaaatagccctacgttaacagtatggggatatgactagttaacgtcgctgtgtgaaaaataaccggccaatattaaaagtactcttctaatgttctagaaaatatagtttttaacatgtcctaaattttagctaatttagatgtttggaaatattcgtactttggtgttttagttaatgttataggtaatagtacattgcctagttaacgtcgctgtgtgaaaaataaccggccaatattaaaagtactcttctaaaattctagacaatatagttttgtaacatgtcctaaatttttagctaatttaggtgtttggagagggtcgtacttttgtgttttaggaaggacatgtaaacgacagataacaccaaaaatatgaagaaattatttccaaaccgtgttaagtcaaaaatcattatgttgctcattttcaagaatgctggtttacaaaaagcacggcattgtctgatttcgtgaacaaagccacacataacattgtttcctttcgtttcctttataatcggttacccaactgaagctttattgcgatatcgcacatgaaaacagtcacttgtgcacaaccagagaagatccgatttaatcagttgagctgtttcaatgagtgttatcttggtttaatagcttttaatggggttaagtcctgcaaaggtcgagatgaattctactgtagacatgactgcatcatgatacgtGATTTAGAGAATATAGAGAGGAAAATTGCTCGCCATCGCAACCACCTTACATTCACGCACCGGTGTAAACAACATGGAGTCACACCATCAAGCCTCCGAATTCGCTGCCCGATCAAGACGATCAAAGCCAAAAACATCGTTGAAAAAGCGCAAAAGGAGCTAGCGAGAGAACGTATCCGCGTCATTAGCAACCAAATCAAGTCATATGAAAAGGAAAGAGCGGTGTTGAaaaaagatctagaaacactgacgaACGACGACACAGAGCTACGGCGCCATGTTGAAATTCATTGTGAAAACAAGGGGAAATCGGAACATGAAAAGACCAAGAAAAGGCACAAGGACAAGTTTGAACGGCTCAAGAACAAAGAATGGAGTAAAAAAGTGAGTAATGCAGCTTCGGCTGAGCCAGATCTATCAGGTACACAGCTAAAACGTTGGGTTATCAATACTTCCGATCGTAAGCTTACCAAACCACAAACCACCTTGTTGGCTAAAGGGCTAAACTTCGCGGTGTCTGTTGATAAGATTCCCAATGACGAGTTTATAGTTGCTTGCGAGAAAGCCTGTTGGGCTATTCCTAATGCTGAAGCTCAAAACTTGCGTGCAGAAGTAGCAGGTGTTCTGAAATCCGCCAAAATCCCCCCTCCTAATATTAGTTATGATGAAAGGAAAGCCCTCAGAGAGCTTCAAAAAGATCAATCGCTCATAATAATGGGAGCTGACAAGGGGAGAAGTACTGTGGTCACAGAAAAAGACACCTATGAAGAAAAAGTGAAGAACATGTTAAGTGATACAAGAACGTATGAAAAGCTTAAAGGGGACCCAACTGGCTCTTACAAAAGAAAAAACTTGTTGGAATTTTGCAAAGACTGAAAGAGGATTCTAAGATCAATGACAGCCAATACAAACTGCTGTATCCTACTGCAGAGGTCACTCCACGCCTTTATTGTACAACCAAGATTCACAAAGAGGGCAACCCAGTTCGCCCCATTGTAGACTACACCGGATCAATAGCATACCAAACTTCTAAGGCACTCGGTGAAATCCTTGCCCCAATGGTTGGAAAAACGGAGCACCATGTTGTGAATTCCCGCCAATTAGCGGAGGATCTAGCAGGGGTTTTCATCGAAGAGGGGGACATCTTTGATTCACACGATGTCGTGTCCTTATTTACCAACACCCCGATTGACAAGACACTTAGTATCATCAAGAACCGCCTGTCAGATGACAAGACATTGAAGAACAGAACTAATTTGAACGTTGATGACATAATGGAGTTACTGGAGTTTGTGTTAACGACAACATACTTTTCGTCCAGGGGGACTATATACAAACAAAAGTTCGGAGCCGCCATGGGGAGCCCATGTAGTGCAATCATCGCCAACATATTCATGGAATGGCTCGAACAAGAAGCTATTGCCACAGCACCCATGGAGTGCAAGCCTAAGATGTGGAAGAGATATGTTGACGACATCCTGGAAATCATCAAAAAGGGACTACGCAACGACTCACGGAACATCTCAACACAGTCGACCCCACTAAGAACATCAAGTTCACGCACGAAGAGGAAGAAAACAACCAGATACCGTTCCTTGATACCCTCATTATAAGGAAGGACGATGGATCTGTGAAACTGTTAATCTACAGGAAAAAGACTCACACAGATCAATATCTGAACTTTTCGTCGCAGCACCCACTCCATCAAAAAAATAGGGGTGGTTAGAACCTTACTTGACAGGATGGAAAACATTGTCACTGAGGAGGAGGACAAACAagaggaagaaaacaaaataagatcaGCGTTAGCGCAGTGTGGCTACCCTAAATGGTCCATCGATAAGGCaaaacaacaaattcaaaataaacaGACTAAGGTGAGCAGGAATAGTAAAGACAGTGCGGATCGGTGCAAAGGAATGGTTGTCATTCCCTATGTGCAAGGAGTCTCTGAAAGGTTGCAAAGATCTTTCAAAAAGTATGGTATCAGCACGGCCATGAAGCCCCACAACACCCTCAAGAGATTGCTTGTGCATCCTAAGGACAAGATCGACTCCTCACAATCCTGCGACTGTGTATACGAAATCCCTTGCCAAACTTGTAATAAATCATATATCGGCGAGACAGGGAGAAAATTCCAAACAAGACTGAATGAACACAGAAAAGATGCTGAAAAAATCAAAGATGTTAAATATACCAGAGCAAAAAGAAAAGAATCCGTCACTGAACAGCATAAGTCGGCCATCACCGACCATGTAGCACAGGAGAACCATGTCATTGACCGGGCGGGGGCAAAGATCCTCGCAAAGGACTCAAATAAACACACAAGATGGATACGCGAGGCATtatggatcagaaagaggggcAGGAGACGCTAAATCGCGATGAAGGTGTATATTCTCTAAATCACATATATGATCCACTACTAAGAACTGTGCACCCTAGGGATGAGAAGTCTCGCGGGAAAACCagtggatcatcgcattactgaagaagtcttccgaccaggaagacgaaactg carries:
- the LOC140164633 gene encoding uncharacterized protein; this encodes MIRDLENIERKIARHRNHLTFTHRCKQHGVTPSSLRIRCPIKTIKAKNIVEKAQKELARERIRVISNQIKSYEKERAVLKKDLETLTNDDTELRRHVEIHCENKGKSEHEKTKKRHKDKFERLKNKEWSKKVSNAASAEPDLSGTQLKRWVINTSDRKLTKPQTTLLAKGLNFAVSVDKIPNDEFIVACEKACWAIPNAEAQNLRAEVAGVLKSAKIPPPNISYDERKALRELQKDQSLIIMGADKGRSTVVTEKDTYEEKVKNMLSDTRTYEKLKGDPTGSYKRKNLLEFCKD
- the LOC140164642 gene encoding uncharacterized protein, translating into MVGKTEHHVVNSRQLAEDLAGVFIEEGDIFDSHDVVSLFTNTPIDKTLSIIKNRLSDDKTLKNRTNLNVDDIMELLEFVLTTTYFSSRGTIYKQKFGAAMGSPCSAIIANIFMEWLEQEAIATAPMECKPKMWKRYVDDILEIIKKGLRNDSRNISTQSTPLRTSSSRTKRKKTTRYRSLIPSL